accagccttccctCCGTCTTCACAGCCAAGTGCGGAGCCAGTGTGTTCCCAGCACTCCTTCTCTATAGATCGCAGCCTAGGAAACCGTGCGGCCTAGTTCTACTGTATCCCTGGGAGTCATCGTGAGTCTGAAACCCACTTGCTGACACTAAGCAACAGGGAACGGTAAACAAATGAGTTGGAACTTTGTGCAGTTGTGGGAGGCTGCTATTTGGATGGTCTGTTCTCATTTTAAACCAAACATCTCCGTTAGTTATtaccaaagtcaaactcactgccatcaacttgatgttGGCTCGTAGCAactctaagacagggtagaactgtcccggtgggtttccgagactgtaagttCCCCCCTGACCCCCATCCCCctggccttttaaaaatcattttattgggagctcttgtaacagtccatacatcatttgtatcaagcacatttgtacatatgttgccatcatcattttcaaaacatttttgttctacttgagcccttggtaactgtaactcttttttttttaaatggtaacTGTAACTCTTCGACGGTTGCTGCAAGCCGGGCGCTCACTGGTAACTGTAACTTTTGATGAGACTAGAATGCCCTCTTGTTTCTCCGGCTTAGTACAAGTGCTGAGAAAGAGCTAGGGAGAGGCACACCCACATTTTCCTGTCTCTCTCCAGGGTCTTgaaagtggaggagaaatgcCTGGTGGAGGGAAAGGCATGGTCACCCATCAGGATGttggaagaaaaataataaaacttagTCATGTACTTCATCCACTTAAGTCATGTGTGGATCCTACAAAGGGATTTCGGACTTCTGCTGtggtccatagccttctgcaaaccaggtgttcacagtttaacCTCTGATACCTTTCTCCTTTAGGTTtgcattatattatttacaatccttggatcacaaaggctggtttgcttcttccatgtggacttagttgatgtctcacttagatggctgtttgaaaacaagcctttaagaccccagacattattctttctgatagctgggcaccatctagtttcctcaccacactttgccatAGTACCCATATctgcagtgatctcttcatggagTCAGATATCAAGCAGGGTCACAGCATAAGAACATCTGTGGGTTATATACGTCTCTGACTCACCTTAGAGGCATCACTGTCACTTGTTAGaggacattatcaatcatcctcctggggaatcacttccactgccaccgagtcaatgctgactcatagtgaccctataggacagggcagaactgtccctgtgagcctcctagcctgcaaatcctgacaggagcaaaaagcctcctccttcctcttagGAGCCAACTGACCTTGCAATTgccgcccaatgtgtaaccactacacattgATAAGTGGCATCGGTTTAAGAGTGGCATGTGTTGGTCATGTGTAAATGAATTCATGTCTCTTGGAGAAGTGGGTTCCAACTTGTTTCACTGTGCGATCCAGCAGTGTTTTGTCTGCTGTTGGCAATGGGATCTCGGGTCCTGCCTTTCCACCTGCATTCTTTCCCAGTGGGTGGCTGTTTTTCCAAAGCCCGTGAGCAGGAAGGACCGCGCCAcctcctgggcttcttccctcagcCATGCCTCCTGAGCTGAGAGCACCCcggcctctcccctctctccagaCGCAGCCGGGGAGGAGTTCGTGGACCTGCTGGACGTGCTGCTGCGGCGTGCCCAAGCCTGCGTCCCTCGGCTGGTGCGGGCCGACGAGTTCCACCTCAGCCTGTCCCACAGCGTGGTACTgcgccaccactggatcctccCCTTCGTGCACGCTCTGAAAGACCGCGTGGCCTCCCACCACAGGTGAGTGCTTcccaggctctctgctcccttcctTCCGGGACTGCCTGTTGTGCGTCTTATCCACAACACACTAATGGGCACACACCCCTGAGCTCAGTCCAGGCATGTGGGAAAGGCCCTGGCTATTAGACTGGACGTCAGTTGTCCTAAGGGACCCGCTGTCATCTCCTCAAGGAGTAAGACTCCGTTCCCATCACCAACGTTGAGCCAGTGGGCGATTGGCGGTGCACGCCGTCTGACTCGTGCTGGCGTCCCGCATCAGAGGGCGCGCTGTGTACCTTGGACTGGGTGATCAGGACCTTGTCCAGTTCTCACGTCGaggtttgttgctgctgctgtttgccACCTGTGTGATGGGGGAAACCAAACACATTTTCAGTGTTTGGACATAAACATTTTTCTTGAATGAGGATGATGATGCTCTTCCTGAAATGTgagttttttccccttcttctaactttcaggtttgtctttatTGCTAACCGGGTAAAGATTTATACCAATCAAGAGAAAACCAGGTGAGTGTCCCCCAATGTACCCCCAACCCCTACCCTACGTCACTAACACTAGAAGATCCCCCAGCACACAGATTAGGGGTACTCATTCCTGACCTTGCCTGCCCTGGCTGTTTGCTCGTTTGACTCTTAACAAACTCTGTAACCACCAGAAAGAGCCCCGGTATTGACATGGTGAAGCCTGTTCACCAGAAGGTATGTTCAACATACCAGCAGCTCAGCTGTAGAAAAGACCTGGCGAccggcttccttaaagatttaaacCAAAACACCCAAGCCCACtgctttgagtcagttctggcagTTGTATGTGGCAGTCCTATAGGGCATGTTTATGGACTCAAATtgcccacacctttctcctgcagagcactggTGGGTTAGAGCCAAGTGCTGGCTGCTGGGCTGCCAGGGCACCTCCGGACAGCGGGCAGCTCTGCTCTTTGCTCAGGAACTGCTGCGAGGAGAGCCGACTTGGCTGCACACCACAGCAGTGTGACCCCAAAGGTGGACCTTCCCGCTCTGGAACCCAGCCATCCATTAAGAAAAGGAACAGGGGAGAGGCAGTGTCTGGGGAAGCAGAAGCTAAGAACAAACACCATCCTGGAAGAGTAAAACTAAAAAGCAAAAACCTTGTAGGACTGGAAGTCCAAGACCTTGCATGGTTGGCTCTGCTGTGCCCCAGTGTGACACTGGGCTCATCTCCCTCTGTAGCCTTCCGTTTCCACACCACCTAATGCCCTTCCCTCTCCCCGCCCCATACATCCATCACTGTGGGCTTGAGAGGTTCCGATGAGTTGAGCGAGCTTTAAGTACTTACGGGCCTTAAAGAACTCATGAACTGAAGAAGAAATTACTGTTATCAGAGCTTCGGAGTGAGCCTAGCTGTTGGACCCTCATTGGGCTGAGCCCCCTCTCTAGTCTTCTCCAGAAGGAGACACATCCTGCCTATCCCAGTCTGCACAACTTGATGAGGCCCCTGCCGTGTGCCAGGCCCTTGTAGGAGACTCTGCAGAGAACAAGACTCAGCCCCTGCTCCCAGGAATCCTACACGCTGCAGGGGAGACAGGTCGTAAACATTGTTGCTAggggctgtccagtcagttcctcatagcaagcctatctgtgcgaacaaaacactgccttgtcttaggccatcctcacagttattccAACCTTGGAACCTTTGGTTGcaggctgtgtcaatccatcacatcaaggggctgcccctctactttgccaagcatgactgtccttctccaggggctggtccctcctgaaaacagGGCAAGAGTATGTGGGACCAAGgtttgccatccttgctcctagGGAGCATTCTGCCGCCCAGACAGGTGTCTGTCCGTATTGCCGCctgtgtgctttcagtgttgttgGCCAATGGCACcgtccaaatgcatccattctgccCCACTTTCCTAATTCACGGTCCAAGTTTCAGTCAGATTCACAGGCACGCCTGTGTCCACAAAGCAGCACCTTCCTTCCCTGCAGAGAGGCCGGAGCCACAGGTGTACACTGCGTTGGGTGTCAGTGAGTGAGAAAAGTAGAGCTAAGCGTGATTGAATCGAAGCAGGTAGCCCAGGAGGGCACCTTGAAGGTGACACTTGGTGACAGCCTGAGCTGAAAGGGAGCCAGCCTTGGGACAGGCTGCCACAGGAGCCCTCCCAGCAGAGGGCGTGGCAAAGAAAGTGATTCCGGAGTGTGTTCAAGGGGAGGAGGGTAGCAGGAGTGAAGGGGCAGGGTGGGATGAGACCTCCCAGTGTAACGGAAGCCATTGGAGGAGTTTGAGCAAAAATTAGACATGATCTGATTTCAGTTTGTAAGTGCTCGGTCTGGCTAGACTGTATCCTGGCTGATGTGTCTGAAGAAAAGATGTGAGGTGGCGAGTGTGGACCCGGTAGAGCCGTGAGGAGGCAGCCGTTCTCCCCATCGGGGACCCATGTGTCCTGGATCAGAGTGATGCCGGCGGAAGAGCCCAAACTGGGGAGAATCAAGTGGAACAAACAAGGGCTCGGGTTCGGGTGTGGATTTCTGGGCTTGAGGTGTGGACAGCTGGCTGACCAGGGGGCTCACCATTGGATCATAAATGCAGGTGGAATGAAAAGCACAAGTTCCGCTTTGTCTCCGTCCACCCCTGGGAGTAAGCATTACACGCCCAGCTGCAAGTGCCCACAGGCAATTAGATTCACAGGGGAGGTGCCAGCGGAGGTGGGACTTTAGGCATCGGTCCGTATTTAAAGTGGGGGGCTGGGAACAAACGAAGAAGATTGAGGATTGATCTCTGCATCCCTCCACCATTTCCTAGCTGAAAAGAGAGGACGGTGAAGGAGGTGCTTGGGCAAGGAGGCCAGGGCTCGGCTCCCACCAGGAATGCCCAGTCCATGTGTCTCTGAAGCCAAGGGAGAGGTTCTGAGCAAGGAGTGGCCAGCCATGTTGGATGCTGAGCAGTTAAAATGCAGATCCGTTGGATTTGGTCTCATGGAAGCCGTTGGCAACTTTGACAAGAGCCATTTGGGCCAAGTGGCTTGAAGAAAAGCGAAGGCATTGAGGCAGCGCAGAGGGACTCAGCTCTTGAAGACATGTTGCTGAACGTGGTGGGGCTGAGGGAAGATAGCGCACGAGGGCTCTGAAAGAGGAACTGcagtggtgggagggtggggaggaaagggggaaccaattacaagcatctacatataacctccttcctgggagacgtcggatagtgtaagacgtgaaaaaataataacttgtaaattatcaagggttcatggggagcagggagagagggaaatgagctgatgccaggggcttgggtggagagcatatattttgagaatgatgagggccatggatgtacagatgtgctttacgcaatggatgaactctgataagagttgtatgaagaaagaagagctgcAGCGTGTCTGCACTGACGCCGAGGAGCATGGCCCTGGGGAAAGGGCCGAGTGCACGGTTGGTCACAGTGGGAGTGTGATGGGGAACAGGGCTGCAGAAGCCTGTGGGTTGGCAGCTGGAGGTAGTCAGACCTTAAGAGTAGGGCGAGAACATTAGTATTAGGGCAGGAAGGGTTGACAATCGAGGGAGAAGACTCCGAATTTTCATCCAAGAGTCACAAGAGGAACCCCAATTGAAAGGGGAAGTACAGAACAGGATTTCAAGTGTCTTAGACTGCAGGCTTCCTGAAGCCACGCAGCTGGCTAAGCCCCTAAAGAACCATTGTCCTGAGTCATCTTTAAACCCTGAGCTAAAACTCTCCTGACATCGTTGTCTGTAACCCAATCGTGAATGTAGCCTCACTCCACTGGGGGTCCACCTTGAGCACTAAAGTGTTTTAGGAAACTCCCTGCGCGGAATCCTACTGCCAGCAGCAATTCAGCAGGTGAGACGCGAACCTTCGGGGACGGGATTTAGGCTACTGGAGGAGGAACTGCTCCATCGTCACTGGATTGGCCACAGAGAGACTGTTCAACCAATCTATGTTCTGTTGTAAGTTCTCAACAGCAACCACACACATAAAACTAAACTGAAAACACACAAGAGAAATAATGAAGCTCCATTAAGATACAGAGAACACAGAACTCTTAGCCGAAGAATAAAGAGTGGGTTCGGGGGAAGAGGTGAGGTCAGCATTCACTGCCCTGACATAGGGGTCTTCTCTGGGACCTCCCCTGTCCCAGTTTGGTGTTCTCTGAGACTGCCTCTCCCATAGAATGATCCCCACTTCTCCCTGCCCCAGGACCTTCATTGGGCTTGAAGTCACCTCAGGGCACGCTCAGTTCCTGGACCTTGTGGCAGAGGTGGACAGCGTCATGGAAGAATTTGACCTCACCACCTTCTACCAGGTAATGTCTAGGGCAGTCTCCTCCACTGGCCCACCGGTCACTATTGGGAAGCCTGTGTTAGAGGCAAATTgaggagcccccacccccagggctttcCACGGGAAGGACTGGAGATTCCCATCTTAAGagggctccacccccaccctcacctcagAGTCTGAGGTGTGCCCCAGGCAGCTCCCCAAACCCAGCAGGTGTTCCGCTTCCTGTTTCCTATACGCTTCCTTCAGTGTTTGttagtgaaactcactgccatcaagccaatgccaactcataatgaccctataggacagggtaggactggccctgtgggtttccaagactgcacctcTGTAgacagccctgcctttctcccgtggagcgctggtagttttgaactgctgaccttgggagggTAACAGCCCAACTTGGACCCACTAcaccccagggctcctaataACTCTCTGATAACTAACAGTGTAGCTGAGGAAAGGACCAACCGAAGGCTGTTTGTCAGTGTGTGGAGCATGCGTGGGGGGTGCAGACCAAGTAGCCCACGGAACCAGCCACTGTTCAGCTCAGCCACAGTCCAGCCTGTCCTCCCCGGGGTCCTCTCcctgggacctccttgctcttcctCTCCAGGACCCATCATTCCACGTCAgcctggcctggtgtgtgggtgaTGTACGGCCCCAGCTGGAAGGGCAGTGCCTGCAGGAACTACAGGTAATGTCCCAGCGTGGGCGATGGGTGGCCtcaggtggggagagggaagccACTTGACCTTGAGGATTAGGAATCCAAGATAGGGTCCCTGAGATACCGATGACCTCGTTGGAAGCCTAACGTCCCCTCACTACTCCGAATGTGGTCCCCAAACCTGTAGCAGCATCTCTATCTGGGGACTGACAAGTAACATGGGTGCTGGCCCTGCCCTGGACTATGGGCAGAAGGCTTGGGTGCCCACCAGTCAGCAGGCATGAGAACTGGAGAAGCATGCCAGGCTAGAGCCCTGTTAGCAATGCTGTTGTAGTGAGAGCCAGGCCTTCAGAAGGGCACCAACCACGGGCACCCCCCGTGAGAGCTGCCCCGGCCTGGAATGTGGGCCTGTGGTTTTCTCCAGGAGAAGTTAGGAAGCCATGCTTGTATTTGTAATCTTTTACTGCCAacaactaattgaaatgtttaaagAGCATTTTGAAGTCAAGCGAGACGTGTGCAGGCTGGAGGCAGCCGGCCATCAAAAGCCATCGTCGAGCTGGACCGGTGGGCGGTGCTAGGCCGAGTTGTAGTTTCTGGACTCCCAGCACCTCTCCTGTAAAGGTGGGGCCACAGGCAACCCTTGAGAGGCTGCAGGGGGATCTACTGTACAAGCTACTCAAGGGCAGGGCCTGGCACTCCCCTGACGTCTTGCCTGGCCCCTGGAGGGTTCCACTAGGGAATGTTTGCACTGCCCCCTTGGTTCCTGGCCCCCATAACAGACTGCCCTCTCCTGGTTGAAGGCAATCGTGGACGAGTTTGAAGACTCTGAGCTGCTTCTGCGGGTGCACGCCCAGCAGGTCCGCTGCAAGTCGGGGAACAAGTTCTTCTCCTTGCCTCTGAAGTGAGCACTGCCAGGGAGAAGCAGCAGCGCTGACATCCTTGCCTCCCTCCAGGAGACCCTGCCTAGCAG
The sequence above is drawn from the Tenrec ecaudatus isolate mTenEca1 chromosome 18, mTenEca1.hap1, whole genome shotgun sequence genome and encodes:
- the USB1 gene encoding U6 snRNA phosphodiesterase 1, with translation MSAAPLVGYSSSDSEDETEDGVGVGVGVRTRPGAASRRRGQAAPPSQRLPVPDSLLSMFPSTEEGPEDDSAKHGGRVRTFPHERGNWATHVYLPYAAGEEFVDLLDVLLRRAQACVPRLVRADEFHLSLSHSVVLRHHWILPFVHALKDRVASHHRFVFIANRVKIYTNQEKTRTFIGLEVTSGHAQFLDLVAEVDSVMEEFDLTTFYQDPSFHVSLAWCVGDVRPQLEGQCLQELQAIVDEFEDSELLLRVHAQQVRCKSGNKFFSLPLK